Proteins from a genomic interval of Acomys russatus chromosome 19, mAcoRus1.1, whole genome shotgun sequence:
- the Vstm1 gene encoding V-set and transmembrane domain-containing protein 1 encodes MDLDFIYLLCLGLCLCYGDEEDGEELPRPSISAWPSPVVKRKSNVTLRCWTHFQNVTVTLGKLHSSEYQQERRSVGKEAEFCLTNLQPEDAGRYFCAYRPAASLKWSGQSQHLQLVVTG; translated from the exons GGCTCTGCCTGTGCTATGGAGATGAGGAAGATGGAG AGGAACTTCCCAGGCCTTCCATCAGTGCCTGGCCCAGCCCTGTGGTCAAGCGCAAGAGCAATGTCACTCTGCGATGCTGGACTCATTTCCAGAACGTTACAGTCACCCTGGGAAAGTTGCACAGCTCAGAGTACCAGCAAGAGCGGAGGTCAGTGGGGAAGGAGGCCGAGTTCTGCCTCACTAACCTGCAGCCTGAAGATGCTGGCCGGTATTTCTGCGCCTACAGACCAGCAGCCTCCCTCAAGTGGTCAGGACAGAGTCAGCATCTACAGTTGGTGGTCACAG gctag